In a genomic window of Fodinibius sp. Rm-B-1B1-1:
- the rplO gene encoding 50S ribosomal protein L15, which yields MDLSNLNAPEPNKKKAKRIGRGQGSGRGGHTVGKGHNGQKARSGYKEKFWFEGGQMPLQRKVPKWGFNNYFRKEYIAVNTGTIQLFIEHDKLGETITLDDLRNAGLAGKNDLIKLLGDGEIEASIDIEVHNVSESAKQKVEDAGGSITLVKNSQ from the coding sequence ATGGATTTAAGTAATTTAAACGCTCCCGAACCAAATAAGAAAAAGGCTAAACGTATTGGTCGTGGACAAGGTTCGGGCCGAGGTGGACATACTGTTGGTAAAGGACATAATGGACAAAAAGCTCGGAGTGGCTATAAAGAAAAATTTTGGTTCGAAGGTGGCCAAATGCCATTACAGCGAAAAGTTCCAAAGTGGGGATTCAATAACTATTTTCGTAAGGAATACATCGCTGTAAACACTGGCACTATTCAGTTATTTATCGAGCATGATAAACTCGGAGAAACTATTACGCTTGATGATCTCCGTAATGCTGGATTAGCTGGAAAGAATGACTTAATAAAATTGCTTGGCGATGGAGAAATTGAAGCTTCAATAGATATTGAAGTTCACAACGTTAGTGAATCGGCCAAGCAAAAAGTTGAAGATGCCGGTGGAAGTATTACACTTGTAAAAAATAGTCAATAA